A stretch of the Anaerolineales bacterium genome encodes the following:
- a CDS encoding GNAT family N-acetyltransferase — translation MIVKICGLTNLEDARDAAELGADYLGFNFYPKSPRSIAELECEKIVAALRKDFPRTASAGVFVNHPPADVIRIVKRCGLDAVQLSGDEPPQALAALSEAGIRAFKAVRAPIGEDALARMAAADEPALLLDANVAGRYGGTGRTADWDWARTVAARRPVFLAGGLTPENVGDAVRAVRPWGVDTASGVESAAGKKDRGRVAAFIDSARRAERGLAARIEPARIEDAAEILALQILAYRSEAELYHDYSIAPLRQTPAEIASEFGVKRFLKATLDGRIVGSVRGELRDATCRVGRLIVHPTCQNRGIGGRLLQAIEAHFPDAERFELFTGELSRRNLRLYEKNGYREFHREPMNDRAMMIYLEKRNPERRR, via the coding sequence GTCGATCGCCGAGCTGGAATGCGAGAAAATCGTCGCCGCCTTGCGGAAGGATTTTCCGCGCACGGCCAGCGCCGGCGTTTTCGTCAACCACCCGCCGGCCGACGTCATCCGCATCGTCAAGCGCTGCGGTTTGGATGCGGTCCAGCTTTCGGGCGACGAGCCGCCCCAGGCGCTGGCGGCGCTCTCGGAGGCGGGCATCCGGGCCTTCAAGGCAGTCCGCGCGCCGATCGGCGAGGACGCCCTCGCGCGGATGGCCGCCGCGGACGAACCGGCGCTGCTGCTGGATGCGAACGTCGCCGGGCGGTACGGGGGCACCGGACGCACGGCGGATTGGGATTGGGCCCGGACGGTGGCCGCGCGCCGTCCGGTTTTCCTCGCCGGCGGTCTGACCCCGGAAAACGTGGGCGACGCCGTCCGCGCGGTGCGCCCGTGGGGGGTGGATACGGCGTCGGGCGTGGAATCGGCCGCGGGGAAGAAGGACCGCGGCCGGGTGGCGGCCTTCATCGATTCGGCGCGCCGCGCGGAACGGGGTCTGGCCGCACGGATCGAACCGGCGCGGATCGAGGATGCGGCGGAAATCCTGGCCCTGCAGATCCTCGCCTACCGCAGCGAGGCCGAGCTCTATCACGATTATTCCATCGCCCCCCTGCGGCAGACTCCGGCGGAGATCGCCTCCGAATTCGGCGTCAAGCGGTTCCTGAAGGCGACCCTCGACGGGCGGATCGTCGGCTCGGTGCGCGGAGAGCTCCGTGACGCGACCTGCCGCGTCGGCCGGCTGATCGTCCATCCCACCTGCCAGAACCGCGGGATCGGCGGCCGTCTGCTGCAGGCGATCGAAGCGCATTTCCCCGACGCGGAGCGGTTCGAGCTGTTCACCGGCGAACTCAGCCGGCGCAACCTGCGCCTCTACGAAAAGAACGGCTACCGGGAATTCCACCGGGAGCCGATGAACGATCGGGCGATGATGATCTACTTGGAGAAACGAAATCCGGAACGCCGGCGTTGA